Proteins encoded in a region of the Deinococcus betulae genome:
- a CDS encoding RNA polymerase sigma factor, which produces MRPLLPLTFEVPLNDPYAPLPDRDLVRLALRDEAAFEALVKRHAAGIHRLAASLVGPGAADDVVQEVLISLHRSLKTFRGEAQFSTWLHRVTLNACYGALKARPTVPLEGQPEPHAPHDPARSGEQAQVRERLAAALAQLPRDQREAIALRELSGLDYAEIAQVTGAELGTVKSRIARARTALRAWLTNAGVTP; this is translated from the coding sequence TTGCGGCCGCTGCTCCCTCTAACATTCGAGGTGCCCTTGAATGACCCCTACGCCCCCCTGCCAGACCGCGACCTGGTCCGCCTCGCCCTGCGCGACGAGGCCGCGTTCGAGGCGCTCGTGAAGCGCCACGCGGCGGGCATTCACCGCCTAGCGGCCAGCCTGGTGGGGCCCGGCGCCGCCGATGACGTGGTGCAGGAGGTCTTGATCAGCCTGCACCGGTCACTGAAGACCTTCCGGGGGGAGGCGCAGTTCAGCACTTGGCTGCACCGCGTCACCCTGAACGCCTGTTACGGCGCCCTCAAAGCCCGGCCCACCGTGCCGCTCGAAGGCCAGCCCGAGCCACACGCCCCGCACGACCCTGCCCGCAGCGGCGAGCAGGCCCAGGTCCGCGAGCGCCTGGCCGCCGCCCTGGCCCAGCTGCCGCGTGATCAGCGCGAAGCCATTGCTCTGCGCGAACTCTCGGGCCTGGACTACGCCGAGATTGCCCAGGTGACCGGCGCCGAGCTGGGCACCGTCAAGAGCCGCATTGCCCGCGCCCGCACTGCCCTGCGCGCGTGGCTGACCAACGCCGGAGTGACCCCATGA